In the Triticum aestivum cultivar Chinese Spring chromosome 2B, IWGSC CS RefSeq v2.1, whole genome shotgun sequence genome, caaatatataaaaaaaatcaaaattgatGTTTTGATTCAAAAAATATCTAGCATCCAAATTTCCACAATGAAATTAAATGGAAGTCTTGTGATGGGGGAGAGAGATTATTTTATCATATGCATGCCGGTGGTCTTctcttcatcctttctctctcctGACATAAAGCTGACAACAGCAGAAGGCCCACATGTATTCCTATGTATTTCAATTCATCTCTCTTATACACAAAACAAGAGCCCAAATCCCTAAAAAAAACACTCCAACGGTGTATGCTCCACCGGTACCTCCCGCCACCAGCTGTTTTGATATGCCAGTCTATGTGTCGTTGACATGTGGAAGTGGCGTGAGTATTAAATGGCCAGGGCTATACGTCGTCGTCCGTACTGATTCCTAGGGCCGATTCATTTGGATGGCTTTAAAAAATAAGCTGCCCCTTCCCAACTTAAAAACTAAGCCGTCCCTAAAAAAAATTAGGCTACTTATACTAGTTTACAAGCTCCAAATAATGAGAGAGACGCCTTGTGaaagaagctggggaggggggggggggggggccttatTTGTAAAGCCACCAAAAGAAGTGGCCCCTAATAGGAATCGCCTAAGGGCAGTGGGTCGGTCCACTTGTAGAGCGGGTGTTGCATGCGAAGGTTCGCATTGTTTAGGCTCGTAGCGATCATCGTAGAGTTTACTCACTTCCGTCATTTTACTCTttggtttcttcttctttttcaccggctttcggttttctttttcttcttcttttatgcttctgttttctttgttttttcacttttttatttttattttttcttctttataATTTGGTGTCCTTTGTTTCTTTCTGAGTTTTCTtcggtttttttttgtttcttcacTTTTGTTTTGTGTTCCTTTTGTAGTTTTTCATTGGTTTTGTTTCTTCAATCCATGTCTACTTTTATTTAATACATGTTGTACATTTTCCTTGTATATTTAAACCATTTTTATAACCATTTAACATTATTCAAATACCTATTTGATATTTTTCTACAAAAATatgttttggtattttttaaatagTTTTTagatatttttaaaatacatgttgaAAGATTTTTGAACGATAAAAACATTTTTTGCACTATGTAAATATTTTCAGTACGTTCTATTTATTGAAACTTGTGAAGATTCTTTTAAATGTGACGTACTTTTTTTGTATGTACAAAACATTAATTGAATTACATGAGCATATATTTATATTTGTATTTTCATTTAAATGTCACATCATTTCTTTTGAAATGTGCGACATTTTATATTTTTCACAATTTTATACATACGATTAACATTTTTCGTACATATGTGCGACATTCTTCGTACATATGATTAACATTTTCCGTATATATGATTCACATTTTGTACTTTTTACATTCTTATTTATACATTTTCCATAAACTATAGAGATATTTTTCTCTATACTATAGAGACATTTTTCTGTACACGTTTACCATTTTTCAAGATTAGCATTGTAAAAATATTTCTGAAAAATACGTCAAACACAATTTTGAAAGTTGCGAAGTTTTGTAAAATGTAACGTACATTTTGTTTTACTATATGAATCACTTTTTTATTTCCACAAACATTTTTGTACAATGTATAAACATTTTTCGTACACATGATTAAATTTTGCATACAGGTGATTAAAAAATTtcaactttttttatttttcaagTGGAAGATTAgtattttcctatatatatatatatatatatatatatatatatatatatatatatatatatatatatatatatatatatatatatatatatgaaaatgacTCCATACACCTGGGTGTATGTACTCCTTTCCCAATCTGTCGTTGGCCCACCGAGTTGTAAACATTTGCCCTATTTTGATCCGGATTAAAAACAAAATATACACCACCGCGtgattttttttatatataaaagCTACCGGGTTTGTAGCGGTTTCTAGTACCCCACGAACATATCGGTGCAGCTTGCTTTGACGATTTATCGGCGGCGGCTCCATGCACCGGTGATTAGAGTATGGTATTAGCTGATGGAGGGAAGCAATCAGGTACGCCTTCATTCACACGTATACAATCTGAGATCCAGCATTTTTTTAAACTCTCTATGATTTATTTAATTGTTTCTCTTGATCATCGATTTCTGCAGATGGATCTGTCCGTGTCTCGTGCGGTGGCGCCCTACTGGCCGATGGCAGTGGCAATCAGCGGCGATGGAATCAATACATCCCATAGGTATCCCGCAAAAAAAGGAACATCCCATAGGTAACATATACTACATGTGCTTACCTATGCATGCATCCATCTTCTCATCTCATCTCATGCATCTTTACGTAGCACGCATGTGTTTTACTCAGATCCTTATTTTTCTCTTGGTTTTATTGTGTGATTCAAGGATCGACTTGCTCTAAACTGATCAGCAAAATACACGCAGCCAGAACCAACGAGGACTAGACGATAGATGAGTTGTGGCTGATGGCACCATGATGACGTCGTCACGGAACGTCGCGGCCGGCCACAGCTCGACGATGTAATATCAACATGTGACTGGTGGCGTCTCGACATCCAGCGAAGATGAGAAGCAGCCGGCGGCAGCTCGTCGATGTCCTCGCATATCGGGAACTCGCACATAACAGGCATCGGCTTGACGACAAAGATGTATATACCTGTTGATGTATATAATATTCATATATACTagtaaatatgcccgtgcgttgcaacgggagaaaacaaaCTCCACATGCCCTTACCTAATAAGTATGGCTAAAGACCTCACCCTTCACGGCCCACGTTGACCTACCCGACACACATAAATTTGTCCTTATTCGCTCCTCGGACCAAACCCTTGCCACTCCACTCCACTTCGTCACCCAAACTCCCGTCCGGCGATTTTTGGCCTTCTCCGGCATGGCAGGTAGAGGATCCGAGCCCTACACTTCCAGATCCATTGATTCGGTGCTCGTTGCACagggccccgaggaggagatgacgTCGCCGctccctggaggaggccgctcgacGGTAGTGCTCAGACTTTTTCTGTCGAGATCCATTGCTTCCACCCAAATGGCGTATGGATCTGCCGCGAGGTGTGTCCCGGTGACGACGGAAGCCCTCGTGACAGTGGACGTTCGTGAGGCAGTGTTGCATTATTCGGTTCCCGGTATGGTGTACCAGTCCAGGCGCCGCTACCGCGTCATGGTGGACgtcgctggctccttccaagatgGATCAATCATCGATCTCACGTCCACTGACATCGCGAAGGTTCTGGACTCTGACGAGGAAGAGTGGGACATGGGAGACGGCCGCACCTTGAGTCTTGCGAGCCGGTGCATGTCCCATGTCCTATTCTATCTCGCCGGTGACCGGAGCAACACTTTGAGGGGTGCAGTCGACCGTCGGATATGGACACGGCGGACGTACGGGCTCTGCTTAGATTAGGTTTTAGGTGTCGTAATAGTATGGATTTATTAATTTCTTAATTGAATTGAGGTATCCCGTTGTGGAAGAAATTATTTAAGGCATGACCGGTCAGTGTCCACGGACGCGTCCTCGTAggcgtttgaggggtcggatttgctgtatccggctgaagatgctcttagtaTGGGCTCTACTTCGATTAGGTTATACGTGTCATGTAATAGTATGGATTTATTAGATTTCTTAATTAAATTGAGGTATCCAGTCAGTGCCATGAACGTGCTTTCGTTGTTGTTTGAGGGGTCGAATTTGCTGTATTCGGCTCAAGATGCTCTTAGTACGTGTTTATCCTGTCCCCGGCGTACCGCATGTTTGCCTCGTGTCACAAGCTCCTTTTGGTAAGTGGGCAGCCACGGGCTCCACGCAGTAGCTTTTGGAGGATTCCAGAGGAGGATCTCATCCCCGCCCGAGCTTCTTCTGCCACCTCGACACCACACGACCCCGCTGCCATCAGAGACACTGatgagccgccgccgtctcccaaGTCGCCTGCCGACCTCCGCCTCCTCTCCTTATTCTCCCATCTCTCTTCTCTCGTATCTGACCTTTCTCCCCGGTGCAGCTTCCACCTCCCTGCAGATCCACACTTTGTCGGGCGGAGGGAGCGGGGCAGAGCCTCCAGCATCGCTGGGAGCAATGGCCCATGCCCGGCGGCACTGAGGTGGCACATCACAATATGAAGCACCGCTCCCGATCCATAGGTTCGTGGTGGTTAGTGGCCcggagagtgattttaagttgcCGCCTCTTTTTGTCCAGGGATTTGGTTGACGCATTTGATTTTCGTCTATGGCTTCGGTCAGGAGACTTGGGTCAAAGGCAAGCCCACGGAAGTCAGCTCCAATCCAGTCTTCTAAGCAGGGGTGTGGGAACTGATGCCTGCTCAAGGTGCTATCAGTTTTTTTTCTCTGACCATGGTGAGTTCGTGTCTTTGAACACTTTGGTTCAATGTGACAATGCATAAATTCAAAAGATTGCTTGAtttgttttctttcctttttttagaGAAATTGATTGTATGAACCAGTCGCAGCGTCAAATTGTATTTGTATGAACTATGCATCAATGTATTTTTAGGATCACAGCCCAAGGCACAAAAACCAGTTGCTGTAAATGGTATAAATACAGAACCTGATAATAGTCTTTCATTTAGATGCTACAATTTCTGGTGGCGGCTCGCACAGCTTGCACCGTGTTTTTCTTTAACTTCTTCCCTTCCTTTTTATTTCTCTGTCATGTATCATGTGTGTTGCAATTTTCTTCCTTCTTTGTCACGTCTCATGTCGTTTGGGATGCAGTTGTCCTCAAAGCAATTTTCTTCCTTTATTTCTCTGTCACGTCGGTCCTTAACCTGGGCTCATTGATTTTCAAGTTAGCTCCTTAATACCGAGAAAATCAAAGACATATATGAATTGGAGAAATTGTGTGTAAGAAACCGAGGCGGGACTATTGTAGAACAATCTTTGCTTGCAGCCGAGGTGGGCTAGCTCGATCGGTTTTAATAATTTTAGAAGGTGAAAGGATTAGAAATTTAGAGAAATGcatcttgctttattagtaggtaatagATGTAGATGTGTCTGCTACTCCTAAGATAGTTGTTTAAATCTGATCTGTTGTTTCTAGAATATGTGGATGACTGAATCATGTCAAGATTTGGCCTCGTGTATGCTATCTTCTATTTCTAACCATAGAACACCGAGGTATCTTTGGAAAGGAAATAACATGATGAGCATTGAACCTGACTGTGAGTGAATAACCACCACCCCCTAACTAAAAAAAGTAATGATATTGGCATCTATATTACCGAAAGTACAGTACACATAAGCTATATATACTTTCAGTTTTACTACTGGGAAAGGCTTGTTACACTTCAGTATACACAATAGTACATGCTTTAACCTGTCAAATATGTATTGTCATAAACAAAGAAAAATGTATTTGATTTGCCATGGAACTGCTTGAAATCGAAGATATGGACAATGGTGCAGCACACAAATCAAATCAGCATCACATCTTAAACTGAGGTATGTTTATGATCAGTCTGAAACTCGAATCGATAGGCTGAATATACACAATGAAACACAGGTTTTAGTGAGATTCTCAGATTCACACAGGAAAGTTGCTTGGAACTTTAACTGAAAAAAATCATGTTATTATTTAGACCCCTTTGTAGTGGAGCATATGTATAATGTGAGAAGTAGATATAGGATAAGCATATAGCTAGGAGTATAAGGATTTTTTGCACTTGTCAGAGTAAATATATTTGAATAGCTCTACTTCTAACTCAGCTAACCAATCAACATCATATATTTATTAGAACTGTCATAAACTCTGAAGGTATATCCTGTAGTACTAAATTTTTTTTGCCTTTAGGAATTTAGTCTGCTGCTGTGAAGTTCAAAGCAATTTTGTTCATTCTCCGACTCCTACATTCTTTTCAATTGTCGTGCAGAAAAAGGGGATTTGAAAATAAAGCTTCCATGGCATGCAGAAACAGAGCATGTGGTTGGATCAACAATAGAACAAACTACGGTATATGCTTCATTTTGTTTGGATTCAGAAAATCTGTATGCTGTCTGTAATTCAG is a window encoding:
- the LOC123043603 gene encoding uncharacterized protein; translation: MPGGTEVAHHNMKHRSRSIGDLGQRQAHGSQLQSSLLSRGVGTDACSRCYQFFFSDHEKGDLKIKLPWHAETEHVVGSTIEQTTGIREESSSLLLLGYCSLC